A window from Solanum stenotomum isolate F172 chromosome 7, ASM1918654v1, whole genome shotgun sequence encodes these proteins:
- the LOC125870561 gene encoding transcription factor bHLH62-like, translating into MEKEYFMNGGIPNPALQFEPTMAFPSWNPLHSGQSSDCLFNPNWDHSTAQFNQFDSTLNSIVSSSPAELVGKRSPQPVFNNLHNNSNNSCYSTPVNSPPKLHIPMMGKDNIPNLGSSLPPPLPADPSFAQRAAKFSCFGSSSFNGRTSPLRLNNTELSHRSAQPLGNGKLPRVSSSPSLKQGGSPLQIKNSGQTRMEMMANNSNESASEPSGETGSKLPTELNSSSRKRKTVSRGKTKEDSPTQGANGNRGVEADDNARGKRCKQVESTGIEVNMEESKDDETQKQVMENQKPPEPPKDYIHVRARRGQATDSHSLAERVRREKISERMKLLQDLVPGCNKVTGKALMLDEIINYVQSLQRQVEFLSMKLATVNPNLDFPLSKDICQPNGSLPHPVFPVDKTSSSYQQGRSDIPNGALSRCSVDTLDNSLCRSLGMQLPPLDGFAEYLNQFPAICEDDLQSFVQMGFGQNPNKDMTLQSQGPHQTSHMKIEM; encoded by the exons ATGGAGAAAGAGTACTTCATGAATGGCGGAATCCCTAATCCAGCCCTTCAGTTTGAACCTACTATGGCATTCCCTTCATGGAATCCCTTACATTCAGGGCAATCTTCTGATTGCTTATTTAACCCCAACTGGGACCATTCAACAGCTCAATTTAACCAATTTGACTCAACTTTGAActcaattgtatcttcttcccCTGCTGAGTTGGTTGGGAAACGTTCCCCTCAACCGGTATTCAATAATTTGCACAATAACAGTAACAATTCGTGTTATAGTACACCTGTAAACTCTCCACCGAAACTACACATACCCATGATGGGAAAAGATAATATACCCAATTTGGGAAGTTCGCTTCCTCCTCCATTGCCTGCTGATCCAAGTTTTGCTCAAAGAGCTGCTAAATTTTCTTGTTTTGGGAGCAGTAGTTTCAACGGCAGAACGAGTCCGTTGAGGTTGAACAATACGGAATTATCACATAGATCTGCTCAACCATTGGGGAATGGAAAGTTGCCTAGAGTTTCGAGTAGCCCTTCTCTCAAGCAAGGTGGATCCCCTTTGCAAATCAAGAATTCGGGTCAAACCCGGATGGAAATGATGGCCAATAACTCTAATGAGTCTGCTTCAGAGCCAAGTGGGGAAACAGGGTCAAAACTTCCAACTGAATTGAATTCTAgttctagaaaaagaaaaacagttTCTAGAGGAAAAACAAAGGAAGATTCTCCAACTCAAGGAGCTAATGGAAACAGG GGAGTTGAAGCTGATGATAATGCAAGAGGAAAGCGATGTAAACAAGTAGAAAGTACTGGGATAGAAGTTAACATGGAGGAATCAAAGGATGATGAAACCCAAAAACAAGTTATGGAAAATCAAAAGCCTCCTGAACCACCAAAGGACTATATTCATGTTAGGGCAAGGAGAGGACAAGCTACTGATAGCCATAGTCTAGCAGAAAGA GTGAGACgagagaagattagtgaaagaaTGAAGCTGTTACAAGATCTTGTACCAGGCTGTAATAAG GTGACAGGAAAAGCACTAATGCTTgatgaaattataaattatgtACAGTCACTCCAACGACAAGTCGAG TTCCTATCCATGAAGTTGGCAACAGTGAACCCAAATTTGGATTTCCCCCTTTCCAAGGAT ATATGTCAACCAAATGGCTCTCTGCCCCATCCTGTTTTCCCAGTAGATAAAACATCATCTTCTTACCAACAAGGCCGGAGCGATATTCCTAATGGTGCACTAAGTCGATGCTCAGTGGACACGTTAGATAACTCACTATGCCGCAGCCTGGGAATGCAATTGCCTCCCCTTGATGGATTTGCTGAATATCTTAATCAG TTCCCTGCAATATGCGAGGATGACCTGCAAAGCTTTGTGCAGATGGGATTTGGCCAAAACCCCAACAAGGATATGACACTGCAATCACAAG GGCCTCATCAAACGTCTCACATGAAAATTGAGATGTAG